In a single window of the Thermoanaerobacterium sp. PSU-2 genome:
- the miaA gene encoding tRNA (adenosine(37)-N6)-dimethylallyltransferase MiaA: MAIPLLIIVGPTASGKSRLSIEIAKFYNGEIISADSMQIYKYMNIGTAKVTDEERQGIPHYMIDIVEPNVKFSVAEYEKMAKPLIDDIFKRGKLPIVVGGTGLYVDSLIYIMNFSEYIGNDDFRSALKNIASVLGNEYLFERLKMIDPKTYSKLHPNDLRRVIRALEVYQFTGIPISVYQELSNKRVNPDYNAIMIGLNYRNRETLYKKIDDRVDAMIKNNLIDEVVNLLKIGYNKYGTSMQALGYKEIVEYLEGKVSLEEAIADLKTKTRRYAKRQITWFKSYETINWFYVDDYSSFEDLEKNIISFLAGKLKFK, from the coding sequence ATGGCAATACCATTATTAATAATCGTAGGACCAACTGCTTCAGGAAAGTCAAGATTATCTATAGAAATTGCTAAATTTTATAATGGTGAAATAATATCTGCTGATTCGATGCAGATATATAAATATATGAATATTGGAACTGCTAAAGTAACAGATGAAGAAAGACAAGGTATACCACATTATATGATAGATATAGTTGAACCAAACGTTAAATTTAGTGTCGCTGAATACGAGAAAATGGCTAAACCATTGATAGATGATATTTTTAAAAGAGGGAAATTACCAATTGTTGTTGGCGGTACAGGCTTATATGTGGATTCATTGATTTACATAATGAATTTTTCAGAGTATATTGGCAATGATGATTTTAGATCTGCCCTAAAAAATATAGCGTCTGTTTTAGGCAATGAATATTTATTTGAAAGGTTAAAAATGATCGACCCTAAAACTTATTCTAAACTTCATCCAAATGACTTAAGAAGAGTCATTAGAGCTTTAGAGGTTTACCAATTTACCGGGATACCAATTTCTGTTTATCAGGAATTAAGCAATAAGCGCGTCAATCCAGACTACAATGCCATAATGATAGGTTTAAATTACAGAAATAGAGAAACTTTGTATAAAAAAATTGATGATAGAGTAGATGCGATGATAAAAAATAATTTAATAGATGAAGTGGTAAATTTGCTAAAAATAGGGTATAATAAGTATGGTACATCTATGCAGGCTTTAGGGTATAAAGAAATTGTAGAATATCTGGAGGGAAAAGTTTCATTAGAAGAAGCAATTGCTGATTTAAAAACGAAGACAAGGAGGTATGCAAAAAGGCAGATAACATGGTTTAAAAGTTATGAAACCATAAATTGGTTTTATGTTGATGATTATAGTAGCTTTGAAGATCTTGAAAAAAATATTATTTCTTTTTTAGCAGGAAAATTAAAATTTAAGTAG
- the hfq gene encoding RNA chaperone Hfq produces the protein MNQKTAINLQDIFLNQVRKEHIAVTVYLINGFQLKGMVKGFDNFTVVLETDNKQQQLIYKHAVSTITPLKPVIFTTTEKDEKQQ, from the coding sequence ATGAATCAAAAAACAGCTATCAATTTACAGGATATTTTTTTAAATCAGGTAAGAAAAGAACATATTGCTGTAACAGTTTATCTGATTAATGGCTTTCAGTTAAAAGGCATGGTTAAAGGTTTTGACAATTTTACGGTTGTTTTGGAAACAGATAATAAACAACAGCAGCTTATATACAAACACGCTGTTTCTACAATAACTCCTTTAAAGCCAGTAATTTTTACAACGACTGAGAAGGATGAAAAGCAGCAATAA